The following DNA comes from Tunturibacter psychrotolerans.
ACCAGTTCACTGCTCAGCATCAGCAGAAAGAACAACCCGATAATGCAGATGAACAGAAGGTTCACCACCAGTGACGGTGTCTGAAATCGGCTGGTCTGCATGAAATCGTACGGAGGACCATGCAGAAAAGTCACGATCGCTCGGACCGCACCAAATAACGCGTAGGCTGCCATGAGCGCCGCGAAGACATTCAGGATCGACCGCTGTCTGGCTTGGCGGAACAACTCCACCGCAATCAGCCCGCGCGAAACCAAAAGCACAAACGACACGATGACGATCCGTGTGGCAACCCGTTCCTCCACCGCGCTGAAGTACGTCAGCAGAAAAAGGGCGACAACGCACATTATCGATAGGAAGCGAGTGGTCCGTGGACTACGAAAGAAAAGCAGTATCCCGCGATAGAACAGCAGAAATGCCGAGAAGATCAGGGAATGCACAACAACAACAGCGACAGAATTCGGCACGCCGCCTCGTAGAACAATCAGGATGCAGCCCAGAAAGCCCGAAAAAAACCAACGCAAACGACCCGGTGCCAGGCAGATGACGATACATCCGCCTCATTCCCAGAAAGGCGATCGAGTAAACCATCGTTAGCAGAATCTGACACGCGAAGAGCGTTCTATTGTCCATCGACGGCGGGCGTGGCACGACCGTCCACTTCACCTTGCCAGCGGCTTCCGCGGAAACAAACCCTCCCGTGGATGCAGCATGATTCGGCATTCCGCAGAGGGGTAGGCACGCGGTTGAGCAGCTTCTGGCAAGTGGAATTCAACTATCGATAAAAGATCTCCACTGGTCCGTCCGCCATCTGAAAATAAGGAATACTCAGCCGAGGTATGGCATGCGTGCGAAACGGACTGTCGCCACTGATAAGGTCGATCTCCTCTTCCAGCGTCATTCGTGAGAGAAGACCGTCGACTCGAGACTCTATGGCCGGTCATCCGTTCTAAGCGCCTGCGCAGACGCGAACCTACTAGGTACAGCAACAAGACGAATGCGCGACAGCTCGCACCGCGCGAAGTTTGAGATTCACCCAAGAGTTCTTTTTTTGAGAAGGTCGTGCAGCACTTGATTGCCAGGAGTACATATCCCGCTGCTGGCCAAATGTTCCACAACGAAGAGCGCTGCCAGTCATACTTCGCGATACCGTCACAAGTCCACGACTAACTCGTCGTTTGGCTGGCAGCAGCAAATCAGAATATGGCCGTCGGCCGCAGCCTGGAGCGGTTCAAGTTGATAGTTGACAGTGCCAGATATCAGGCTGGTCTCGCAGGTATGGCAGACGCCGGTTCGGCATGCCCACCTCACGGGGACGTCACAGGCCTCAGCCAATTCGAGCAGACTTTGAAATCGTTTGTCCCAAGCGACCGTAAGGTTACTGCGTGCAAAGGAGACAAGCGGCCCGAGGCCTCCCAATGTGTCGGGGGGGTGCGGTGGTCGAGCGGTTGCACCGATCACGCCTGGCGTCATCGATCCACCAGGACCAAAGGTCTCCGCATGCACGCGTGCGGCATCAACTCCCCAAGCAACGAGGCCCGCGGTTAGATCGCTTATGAACGTTGTCGGCCCGCACAGATAGAAATGGGCGGTGCGGGGCACTCCTAACGTTTCGATTGCGGCCACATCGAGGTGACCCGGCGCATCGAAGTTTGCACCCAAACGATCGGCCGGAAGCGGTCGGCTGTACCGTATATGACTCCGTCCGTGCTGCAGGCTCTGCAATAGATCGCGTGATTCCTTATCGAACGGATGGTCGCCCGAGTTTCGGGCCCCGTACAACCACCAGACTTCGCGCTGGGACGATTCGGCGGCGAGTCGGTGCAACATTGCCAATACCGGGGTTGCTCCCACCCCGGCGCTTAGCAGGACGACGGAACCGTCACCGGGGAGGAGCGTGAAATTGCCTCTGGGTGCGCTTACCTCGAGCAGGTCATCGCGTTGTACTTGAGTGTGTAGATAGGTGCTGGCTGCGCCATTCGCTTCGCGCTTGATGCTGACACGGTAGCAATCGGCATTTTGAGGACCGGAGAGCGAATAGTTGCGCAGCAGTGGTGACACATATTCCTTTGGGTGTAGTCGAAGAACTACAAACTGTCCCGGCAGAGCCGGACTTAGTGGTTGCCCGTCGGCTGGCGTAAGCACGAAGGAGAGTACGCTGCTACTCTCGCGATCCATCTGAGAAACCCGCAGCTGGCGGAACCCTGGCCACGCTGGTGGTGGTTCGTGCGTCGGCGCGAGTCCGGCATTGCCCGTCGATAGCCCATCCTCCTCCTTTTCGAGCATGGTCCGAAAGGATGCCTGCCACCCGGGGCTCAACGCTGGAATTTTTAGCGCGCGTCGCAGTTGATCAGGGGAATGGGCAGAGAGGTAGAGCAGCGCATCGGCTTCAGCCACGGTCATGTGCATCGGGCCGTCCGCAACCTTGACGATCTCGTCCTCGCTTCCGACATCCCCTTCTTCCAGAACGCGAAAGTAGAAGCCGGGCCTGTGATGCGCCACGAGGAGCGATGCCATACGAGGTTCGTTCATTCGAATACCTACGCGGTAGCAAGTAACGCGTGGCTGAGTCACTTCGAAGAGAGCGTTCCCGATCCGATACCGATCTCCAATGCAGACCTCACCATCGGAGAGGCCATCGACAGTGAAATTTTCACCGAACTGTCCAAATGTGAAATCGCTTCGCCCGAGTTGCTTTTCCCAGTAGCGGTAGGAGTCGGTTTGATATACGAAGACTGCGCGATGCTCGCCCCCGTGACCTGCAAGATCGCCCTGACCATCGCCTTCAATGTTGAGCCGTCGCACGAAACGTCGCCCTTGAACGGGACTCTTCCATATCCCTGTGTGGACTGTCTTCCCTTCCCAGTCGATATTGCGTGGGAGACCGACGTTCACTGACAGTAGCCGGACCATTGAATCACCTCTTCAGGATGCGACTCATAATATCTTGTAGGCGCTGCGCGGCCCTTCATTTTGACCAGGAGATAGAGCCGTTGGATCTCCGTTAAGCCATGCTTGTTGAAAAGGACTTGTCTTTGCAAACGGATCAATCGCTCTCAGTGGACGAGTAGCGATGAGACAACATTGAGTGTAATTTCGTTCGACTGCACCACTAGATTCTTGTCGGCGTCTTTACGGTACACGCGAACGGTGTACAGTCCCGGTTGGCCGAGGTGTACCAGTTTCGAGAGATGAGCCGTCTGTACCACCGTTCCACCCGGTGGTACGTGATCCACGGTCCGGAAGTCTGAAGCACTAGGGCTGTTGGCAATATTCTCTCCCATTAAGCGACCCGAGGCATTCCGAACCAAAAAGATAAATGAGAACTCCGGATTGTCCGTGCCCGGACGATGGTCAAACAGGATTGGATGATCTGAGACATTCGTCAAAGTAATCATCACGCGTGCATCCTCACCTATTTGTAACTTGTTCTCGAGAGCACTGATTGAAATTGCAAACGATCCTTGCGAGATGCTCTGCGGCGAAAGCGGAGGAGGCACCGCCCGTGGCTGCGGGAGCGGTACATTCAGTGGTGCCGTTGATGGTGGAACAGTTGGCACAGTCTGCGAAATCGTTGTGTTTGCCGCCTCGGAAATCGGTTTCGTTGTCGAAACTACAGGTAAGCCACGCGCGGGGGCGGCCGACGTCTCGGTTGTCTGTGCCGGGCGCGGACTCGGCTGCAAGACAGGAGCCGGAGGTGCAATTGTGGGCTGCGTGAGCGTGCGGGATAAAGGCGCAGGGGACTGTTGAACCGGCGGCACCGAAGATGCGCTCGTCGTAATCGCGGGCTCGGCAGGCGGTGGTTGCGTTTTGGTCGTCTCTGGCGCAGTCGATGCTCCCGGTCGAGATGAAGCAGGGACGGGTTGCGGCTTCGTCGGCTCGGGTGCGGTCGCGAGCCTGGCTGGCTGCGTCGAACCCGTTGCATACCGGTTCGTCTTCGTCCACCTGTCGCACCAGTCGCCGACCGACTCGTACCAAAGCTTTGCATTCTGAGGTTGATCTTCGAGGTGTCCGTCATTGGGAAGATTGAGCATCCGGCTTTGCACATTTAGCCGTTGTAGCGCGGTATACAGCTGTTGCGACTCCGATACGTCAAGCCGATTGCCGCGCTGCGAATGAATCACAAGGGTCGGCGTCCTGGCGTTTTGGATCGATGGTATCGGCGACCACTGCACACTTTTCACATCTGTTGAACCCGTCGCTCCGTAGATGTTCTCAAGGTTGACCATCCCATCATGCGTCACGACGCAAGCAAATCGGTTGGTGTGCGTTAAGATCCAGTTCGCCATGAATCCGCCGAAGCCCGTGCCCAGCGTGCACTCGCGTGCCTTGTCAATAAAGCTGTAGTGCTGCTCGGCATAGTCGAGCCCTTTCAGCAGGTCTGAATAGACTTTCCCGCCCCACTCGCCATTGAGTCCGTCTAAAAAGGCCTGTCCGTATCCCGTGGATCCGCGAGGATTCACCATGACAATCACATAGCCGGGAGCTGCCATCAGTTCGGGGTTCCATCGATAACTCCACTTGTCCCCCCAAGCCTTATGGGGGTCTTCGTGAATCAAAAGCTTCACTGGATATTTTCTCGAAGGGTCGAACGCGGGCGGCGGAATTAAAAATCCCTGCATCTTCGTATTATCTTGAGCGGCAAACCAAAAAGGTTGCATTTTCTCAAGCGCGAGACTCTCGAGCAGCCTATCGTTCAAATGAGTCAGGGCTTCGGGCGCAACTGGCACTGCACGATCTATGGGTGGGTTTGCTTTATCTTCTGCCAATGCCAGCTTCAGGCCTATTTTTTGTTGTTTCACCTCGGGCGCGTCGTCGGTGAAGATTCTGAGGCTGGTGCGAAAAATCTCCGCTGGCCGCTCAACCTTCGTAGAGGTCGAGACGAGCCACGATCCGTCACTTGAAATCTGAAGTCCGTCGGATTCGGATTTCGTCTGCGACAAGAGCAGTGTGAGATAGCCCGTCGGCATGGGGACGTAATGGATCGTGTCTTCATCGGCCACTGCGACGGAATAGATCTGCGACTCACCGCGATCGTGGGTGGCAAAGAAGACAGAGGCCGAATCGGGCGCCCATATAAACTCGTCGATACTGCGATCGAAGTTCGGCAAGATATCGCTGATTGCCCCTGATCGGCGATCGAGGAGCTTCAACTTGAACTGATCGTTCTTTTGTCCGGCGTGCGCCCGCGATCGAAACGCCAGCCACTTTCCGTCCGGCGAGTAGGCCGGAGAATCATCGCTCCCCGGAGAGGTGGAGAGCTTCACTGGCCTCGCAGCCGCGTCGTTCAGTCTTAATACAAAGACATTGTTGTTCGTACTTGTTTCCGAAGAGTTGTCGGGATTGGCGACAAAAACAACCTCCATCGAATCCGGCGCCCACCCATATCCGATTGGGGAGCCCCATGAAAACGCAGACACCTCCGCGTCGCCAACGTTTCGGTGCGGGGTCAGGTCACGCATCGCGTTACCATTCGTGGCAAACACCACCAGCATGTGGCTGCGCTTGGATCCTGGAGCGGAATTCTGATCCCGGCCGGCATCGTGATCCGAGGCTTGCGTTTCGACGGGATGGACGCCCGCTGCCTCGTCCTTCGCTTTGTTGCAGGCGTCTTCCGCAGCCCACGCCGCTTCGTCGCTGCACTCCGGGTATACGGGCGACGTAAACAGAATCCGTTGCGAGTCCGGTGCCCATCTAGCCCCAGCCGCCCCTGCGATTATGTTCGTCAGGCGCTTCGGTGTACCAGGCTTGCCCGCCGTGTCGTCCCAAGGCGCAACAAAGATCTGCGAGCGACCCATCTCTCCTTCGTTTGCGATAAACAACAACATCTTGCCATCTGGTGAAAACCTACCTCCGAACTCTCCGTCCTTGGTAGATGTGATCTGCCGCTCACGCGCTCCAGACGCGACGTTAGCGGCTCCCCCTAGAGGTACGACCCAGAGATGGTTCGCCATCGAGTTTCTATCAAGGTCGACCTCTGTATCAGAGAACATCACCCATTTACCCGACGGAGAGATTTGCGGGTCACTGATCCGCTTCATCCGCTGCAGGTCGTCGAATGTCATTGGGTGTTTCGCCGCAGGCGTGGCCGATGGGCCGCCGACCTGACCCCAGCCCCAGCCCAAAGCGCCAGCGATTGTTGCGGCCAGCAAGGTCACTCGGATTACTCGATTCCTCATCGCGCCACTTTACTCCTCGCTCTGCGGAGTTTGATCACAATACCCGGATCAGCACGGTCTCCGAGAATGCGTTCACGAGGATAACAATCTTTCCCGACCTAGACTAGGTTCGAGTTTGATAACGTGAAGCTATCCATCTCAGTAGTGAAGTATCAAGGTGGAACGTTAAGGCGTTCGTATGCTTTTTCTTCTCTTGATGGC
Coding sequences within:
- a CDS encoding GGDEF domain-containing protein, producing the protein MPNSVAVVVVHSLIFSAFLLFYRGILLFFRSPRTTRFLSIMCVVALFLLTYFSAVEERVATRIVIVSFVLLVSRGLIAVELFRQARQRSILNVFAALMAAYALFGAVRAIVTFLHGPPYDFMQTSRFQTPSLVVNLLFICIIGLFFLLMLSSELVAIVEAQSMYDHVSGALNRRGIDQRLALELVRAERNGYELAVALIDIDHFKPINDTAGHAAGDAALKQVVEVISSRLRSYDFFGRYGGDEFLLVFSQTSCEDALRIAEPIGHAVSGLAVSRFALPITLSIGLTFARPCETAVSTLARGDMALYKM
- a CDS encoding S9 family peptidase, with protein sequence MRNRVIRVTLLAATIAGALGWGWGQVGGPSATPAAKHPMTFDDLQRMKRISDPQISPSGKWVMFSDTEVDLDRNSMANHLWVVPLGGAANVASGARERQITSTKDGEFGGRFSPDGKMLLFIANEGEMGRSQIFVAPWDDTAGKPGTPKRLTNIIAGAAGARWAPDSQRILFTSPVYPECSDEAAWAAEDACNKAKDEAAGVHPVETQASDHDAGRDQNSAPGSKRSHMLVVFATNGNAMRDLTPHRNVGDAEVSAFSWGSPIGYGWAPDSMEVVFVANPDNSSETSTNNNVFVLRLNDAAARPVKLSTSPGSDDSPAYSPDGKWLAFRSRAHAGQKNDQFKLKLLDRRSGAISDILPNFDRSIDEFIWAPDSASVFFATHDRGESQIYSVAVADEDTIHYVPMPTGYLTLLLSQTKSESDGLQISSDGSWLVSTSTKVERPAEIFRTSLRIFTDDAPEVKQQKIGLKLALAEDKANPPIDRAVPVAPEALTHLNDRLLESLALEKMQPFWFAAQDNTKMQGFLIPPPAFDPSRKYPVKLLIHEDPHKAWGDKWSYRWNPELMAAPGYVIVMVNPRGSTGYGQAFLDGLNGEWGGKVYSDLLKGLDYAEQHYSFIDKARECTLGTGFGGFMANWILTHTNRFACVVTHDGMVNLENIYGATGSTDVKSVQWSPIPSIQNARTPTLVIHSQRGNRLDVSESQQLYTALQRLNVQSRMLNLPNDGHLEDQPQNAKLWYESVGDWCDRWTKTNRYATGSTQPARLATAPEPTKPQPVPASSRPGASTAPETTKTQPPPAEPAITTSASSVPPVQQSPAPLSRTLTQPTIAPPAPVLQPSPRPAQTTETSAAPARGLPVVSTTKPISEAANTTISQTVPTVPPSTAPLNVPLPQPRAVPPPLSPQSISQGSFAISISALENKLQIGEDARVMITLTNVSDHPILFDHRPGTDNPEFSFIFLVRNASGRLMGENIANSPSASDFRTVDHVPPGGTVVQTAHLSKLVHLGQPGLYTVRVYRKDADKNLVVQSNEITLNVVSSLLVH
- a CDS encoding MOSC and FAD-binding oxidoreductase domain-containing protein, yielding MVRLLSVNVGLPRNIDWEGKTVHTGIWKSPVQGRRFVRRLNIEGDGQGDLAGHGGEHRAVFVYQTDSYRYWEKQLGRSDFTFGQFGENFTVDGLSDGEVCIGDRYRIGNALFEVTQPRVTCYRVGIRMNEPRMASLLVAHHRPGFYFRVLEEGDVGSEDEIVKVADGPMHMTVAEADALLYLSAHSPDQLRRALKIPALSPGWQASFRTMLEKEEDGLSTGNAGLAPTHEPPPAWPGFRQLRVSQMDRESSSVLSFVLTPADGQPLSPALPGQFVVLRLHPKEYVSPLLRNYSLSGPQNADCYRVSIKREANGAASTYLHTQVQRDDLLEVSAPRGNFTLLPGDGSVVLLSAGVGATPVLAMLHRLAAESSQREVWWLYGARNSGDHPFDKESRDLLQSLQHGRSHIRYSRPLPADRLGANFDAPGHLDVAAIETLGVPRTAHFYLCGPTTFISDLTAGLVAWGVDAARVHAETFGPGGSMTPGVIGATARPPHPPDTLGGLGPLVSFARSNLTVAWDKRFQSLLELAEACDVPVRWACRTGVCHTCETSLISGTVNYQLEPLQAAADGHILICCCQPNDELVVDL